The following proteins are co-located in the Bacteroidota bacterium genome:
- a CDS encoding IS3 family transposase — MSGKLTGREGWHVNPKRIHRLWKQAGLQVPLKQHKKRRLGTSENGCLRLKATHPGHVWSIDLLFDTTEDGRQMKFMPVMDEYTRECFMIDVSRGITSRRVIEVLDGLFALHGAPANLRSDNGPEFVAKALREYLTAANVETRYIEPGAPWQYGYIESFNNTFRDGLLNREIFTTVLEARVLSEQFRRRYNEYRPHSSLNYETPAAYAAGVKKTLKPVPPLT, encoded by the coding sequence ATATCAGGGAAGCTTACAGGCCGAGAAGGCTGGCATGTCAATCCGAAACGCATCCACAGGCTATGGAAGCAGGCTGGCCTTCAAGTGCCTCTGAAGCAGCACAAGAAGCGACGCCTGGGAACGAGTGAGAATGGCTGTCTCAGGCTAAAGGCAACTCATCCCGGCCACGTGTGGAGTATCGACCTCCTCTTTGACACTACCGAAGATGGGCGTCAGATGAAGTTCATGCCGGTCATGGACGAATACACACGGGAGTGTTTTATGATCGATGTATCGCGCGGTATTACTTCACGCCGTGTGATAGAAGTTCTTGATGGGCTCTTTGCGCTCCATGGTGCACCGGCGAATCTGAGAAGTGACAATGGCCCTGAGTTCGTCGCAAAGGCGCTTCGAGAATATCTCACTGCAGCAAATGTCGAAACGCGTTACATTGAACCAGGAGCTCCTTGGCAATACGGATATATCGAGAGTTTTAACAATACCTTTCGAGACGGACTACTCAACCGAGAGATCTTTACGACGGTACTAGAAGCCCGGGTGTTATCGGAGCAGTTTCGTCGCCGTTATAACGAATACCGACCACACAGCAGCTTGAATTACGAGACACCAGCAGCATATGCTGCTGGTGTGAAGAAAACCCTAAAACCTGTGCCGCCACTAACTTGA
- a CDS encoding FHA domain-containing protein, which translates to MPPADDPFSASRDTLVILDHLSGYHRGTRDTLMADDVKIGSSADVDIHFPAAKVPTVAPIHAHLYKADNGFHIRASENTTVLVNDKAINDTHLFTGDLIQLGDDGPLLRFRLYQEAKRSYKSVREAVTDCIDCAKKESKNPIGRTIALLRGIPAQMPQLSPLTRVIMLGLMGAYQGSLQAEKAGMSIRNASTGYGSRLAFKCL; encoded by the coding sequence ATGCCACCAGCTGATGACCCGTTTTCTGCTTCGAGAGACACCCTTGTTATCCTCGATCACCTGAGCGGTTATCATAGAGGTACGCGTGATACCTTGATGGCTGATGACGTTAAAATTGGCTCTTCAGCGGATGTAGACATTCACTTCCCTGCCGCAAAAGTACCAACGGTGGCGCCCATACACGCACACCTGTACAAAGCGGACAACGGGTTTCACATCCGTGCATCAGAAAACACAACGGTCCTCGTCAATGACAAAGCGATTAATGATACGCACCTGTTCACCGGCGACTTGATCCAACTCGGTGATGACGGACCACTGCTGCGATTCAGACTCTACCAGGAGGCGAAGAGATCTTATAAGTCGGTTCGCGAAGCCGTGACGGACTGCATCGATTGTGCAAAAAAGGAAAGCAAAAACCCAATTGGCCGCACCATCGCATTGCTCCGTGGCATCCCAGCCCAAATGCCCCAGCTTTCCCCCCTTACCCGCGTCATAATGCTGGGCTTAATGGGAGCATATCAGGGAAGCTTACAGGCCGAGAAGGCTGGCATGTCAATCCGAAACGCATCCACAGGCTATGGAAGCAGGCTGGCCTTCAAGTGCCTCTGA
- a CDS encoding VWA domain-containing protein — protein MLRISLNALVLTAGALFLSYITLQYFDTRKAGGVNPDSGNQIGFVTSISHPSLLGGTTQRTFIKVDLTGFKITKDIPKTPVNVAIVLDKSGSMNGEKMMQAKNAALQAVSRLSEGDVVSIITYDNTAQVLLPATEFSQIQQIEQKISQVTAGGGTALYDGVVTGANQIREFLADNRVNRVILLSDGQANHGPETPDALGSLGASLIQDGISVSTIGLGLGYNEDLMVALAMRSDGNHHFVEHADMLAGMFNQEFGDVLSVVAQDVRVSINLAPGIRPISVLGREASIDGRQVDVSLNQLYSEQEKYVLLEVETSGEKTTGTYKIADVSLAYANMLTQAEEHHAQSISATFTNSMAEVEEAVDKKTMVSAIEQRAVLNEEQAIGLRDMGQLREAEALLQENAVYLEQNAATYEADVLLEKAERSRGVASSLDDVSWKSQRKQLRSDHYKVKTQQKN, from the coding sequence ATGTTACGCATATCCCTGAATGCGCTCGTCTTAACAGCCGGCGCACTGTTTCTATCGTATATAACACTCCAATACTTTGACACCCGTAAAGCCGGCGGCGTAAATCCGGATAGCGGCAACCAAATTGGCTTTGTAACCAGTATCAGCCATCCTTCGCTGCTGGGCGGCACTACACAACGCACATTTATCAAAGTTGACCTGACCGGTTTCAAAATAACCAAGGACATCCCTAAAACACCCGTCAACGTCGCCATTGTACTCGACAAATCGGGGTCTATGAACGGCGAAAAAATGATGCAAGCAAAGAACGCCGCCTTGCAAGCTGTTTCGCGATTAAGTGAAGGGGATGTTGTGTCAATTATTACGTATGACAACACTGCCCAGGTGTTACTGCCGGCAACTGAATTCTCACAGATCCAGCAAATTGAGCAGAAAATCAGCCAGGTCACTGCCGGCGGTGGCACGGCATTATATGATGGCGTGGTAACGGGGGCAAATCAAATCCGGGAATTCCTTGCAGACAATCGGGTAAACCGCGTGATTCTCCTATCGGATGGGCAGGCCAACCACGGCCCGGAAACACCCGATGCCCTTGGTAGCCTTGGTGCCTCTCTCATTCAGGATGGCATTTCAGTCTCTACCATCGGGCTCGGCCTCGGGTATAACGAAGACCTCATGGTGGCACTGGCCATGCGCAGCGACGGCAACCACCATTTTGTAGAGCATGCAGATATGCTTGCCGGCATGTTCAACCAGGAATTTGGCGATGTTCTCTCGGTTGTTGCACAGGATGTACGGGTATCCATCAACCTTGCGCCGGGAATTCGTCCTATCAGTGTATTGGGCCGGGAGGCATCCATTGATGGCCGGCAGGTTGACGTAAGCCTGAACCAGCTTTACAGCGAACAGGAAAAGTACGTGCTACTCGAAGTGGAAACGTCAGGCGAGAAAACAACCGGCACGTATAAAATTGCAGATGTCAGCCTCGCATACGCCAACATGTTGACGCAGGCAGAAGAGCATCACGCCCAAAGCATCTCAGCAACCTTTACCAATTCCATGGCAGAAGTTGAAGAAGCTGTCGACAAGAAAACCATGGTTTCTGCCATTGAGCAGCGCGCGGTGTTAAATGAAGAGCAAGCCATTGGCCTTCGCGACATGGGTCAGTTGCGGGAAGCCGAAGCGCTCTTGCAAGAAAACGCTGTGTACCTCGAACAAAATGCTGCTACCTATGAAGCCGATGTTCTACTAGAAAAAGCGGAGCGGAGCCGCGGTGTAGCTTCTAGCCTCGATGATGTCTCCTGGAAATCACAGCGTAAGCAGCTGCGGTCTGATCACTACAAAGTAAAGACCCAGCAGAAGAACTAG
- a CDS encoding PQQ-dependent sugar dehydrogenase, translated as MMKYLGQAPQLVRRARLTFLLIGVAAFAGCTSDPVTKATDRYTCDPDNGGLTLPEGFCAYVIIDSLGYARHMTVDEEGDVYVAMRARGEDPGGVAALRDTTGNGRIDVVERFGNYQGTGIELHEGYLYFGARDAILRFPLEPGELSPAAAAEMLVTGFPEQRTHAAKPFAFDNAGNLYVNVGAPSNVCREAGDSKMGIDPCPQLEQQAAIWRFSAVRSNQDFAADGYKYATGIRNALGLVWNHNTSALYATQHGRDMLYTLWGEYYTEAQSADLPAEEFFKVREGGNLGWPYCYYDQFLEKRIRAPEYGGDGQSEEGCTTYDSPLVTFPGHYGPNDLILVQGEHFPARYAGGALVAFHGSWNRRDARGQQGYQVAFIPADGDAFSTETEVFAAGFKGNAIIKSPGDAAHRPTGLAQGPDGSLYISDSVKGKIWRVLYRD; from the coding sequence ATGATGAAGTACTTAGGCCAAGCCCCTCAACTGGTCCGTCGCGCACGTTTGACGTTTTTATTGATCGGCGTTGCTGCATTTGCCGGATGTACGTCTGACCCGGTTACCAAGGCCACGGACCGATATACCTGTGATCCTGATAACGGAGGACTGACCCTGCCTGAAGGATTCTGTGCGTATGTGATTATCGATAGCCTTGGCTATGCGCGCCACATGACTGTTGACGAAGAGGGGGATGTGTATGTAGCCATGCGGGCGCGGGGAGAAGATCCGGGTGGCGTTGCTGCGCTACGCGATACAACCGGTAATGGTCGGATTGATGTTGTCGAACGATTCGGAAATTACCAGGGCACGGGTATCGAACTGCACGAAGGCTATCTTTACTTTGGTGCGAGAGATGCCATTTTACGGTTTCCACTTGAGCCCGGCGAACTTTCGCCGGCAGCAGCAGCGGAGATGCTGGTTACCGGATTTCCAGAACAACGTACACACGCAGCAAAACCCTTTGCCTTTGATAACGCCGGCAATCTGTATGTGAACGTGGGCGCACCTTCCAATGTATGCAGGGAAGCTGGCGACTCGAAAATGGGCATCGATCCGTGCCCCCAGCTCGAACAACAGGCAGCCATCTGGCGGTTTAGTGCGGTCCGTTCCAATCAAGACTTTGCCGCTGACGGATACAAATACGCGACGGGTATACGTAATGCCCTTGGGCTCGTCTGGAATCACAACACCAGCGCGCTCTACGCTACGCAGCATGGGCGCGATATGCTGTACACGCTGTGGGGTGAGTACTACACGGAAGCGCAAAGTGCAGATTTGCCGGCTGAGGAGTTTTTCAAAGTACGCGAAGGCGGTAACCTGGGGTGGCCGTACTGTTATTACGACCAGTTTCTTGAAAAACGTATTCGCGCCCCGGAATATGGTGGAGATGGGCAATCTGAAGAAGGGTGTACTACCTACGATTCACCCCTTGTGACCTTTCCCGGTCATTATGGCCCTAATGACCTCATCCTGGTGCAAGGCGAGCACTTTCCGGCGCGCTATGCCGGCGGTGCACTTGTGGCCTTTCATGGCTCATGGAACCGGCGCGACGCCCGCGGCCAGCAAGGCTATCAAGTGGCCTTCATCCCTGCGGATGGCGACGCGTTTTCGACTGAAACAGAGGTCTTTGCAGCGGGCTTCAAAGGCAATGCTATCATTAAAAGCCCCGGCGACGCAGCCCATAGACCAACCGGATTGGCCCAGGGACCCGACGGATCTCTGTACATTAGCGATTCTGTAAAAGGCAAAATCTGGCGGGTCCTGTATCGGGATTGA